Proteins co-encoded in one Ruegeria sp. HKCCD4315 genomic window:
- the rseP gene encoding RIP metalloprotease RseP — protein MDVLSLIPQFGNLLWTIVAFVIALSVIVAVHEYGHYIVGRWSGIHAEVFSIGFGPVLWSRVDKRGTRWQIALLPFGGYVKFLGDANAASGKDEEAMGEIATQSPEELRRTMHGAPLWARAATVAAGPAFNFAMSILVFGMIFWSQGVSREPLTVASLQPLPGTVQELQEGDVITAIAGIPTPDYDEEGAWQDFIDALPVQPVLDYTVIRDGQTLDVQAPWMFPPLIRQVAPRSAAMDIQLEQGDVITAVNGEPIFAFDQLKDFVESSDGRVLLLNVWRDGSDLEFALAPRRTDEPKPEGGFVTHWRIGIIGGMMLEPATEPAGFVDSLRGGVVQTGRIIEGSLSGMWHMITGAISTCNISGPIGIAETSGAMASQGAQNFIFFIAVLSTAVGLLNLFPIPALDGGHLVFYAYEAVAGKPPSDGALRILMGLGITIILTLMLFSVSNDLFC, from the coding sequence TTGGACGTACTTTCGCTGATCCCTCAATTTGGCAATCTTCTTTGGACGATTGTTGCCTTCGTCATCGCCTTGTCGGTCATCGTGGCCGTGCATGAATACGGCCACTATATCGTGGGCCGGTGGTCGGGCATCCATGCCGAAGTGTTCTCGATCGGGTTCGGTCCGGTCCTGTGGAGCCGCGTCGACAAACGAGGCACGCGCTGGCAGATCGCGCTGCTCCCATTTGGCGGATATGTGAAATTCCTGGGTGACGCCAATGCTGCGTCTGGCAAGGATGAAGAGGCGATGGGTGAAATCGCCACCCAAAGCCCGGAAGAGTTGCGGCGCACCATGCACGGAGCCCCTCTGTGGGCGCGGGCTGCCACCGTGGCGGCTGGACCGGCGTTCAACTTTGCCATGTCCATTTTGGTTTTCGGCATGATCTTCTGGTCTCAGGGCGTGTCGCGCGAACCCTTGACCGTGGCCTCCCTACAGCCTTTGCCGGGAACGGTACAGGAACTGCAGGAAGGTGATGTGATCACCGCAATCGCTGGTATTCCGACGCCGGACTACGATGAAGAAGGCGCCTGGCAGGATTTCATCGACGCGTTGCCGGTGCAACCGGTTCTGGATTACACGGTCATTCGCGATGGACAGACACTGGACGTTCAGGCCCCCTGGATGTTCCCACCGCTGATCCGTCAGGTTGCCCCGCGCAGTGCGGCTATGGACATTCAGTTAGAGCAAGGTGATGTGATCACCGCCGTAAATGGCGAACCGATCTTTGCTTTTGATCAGCTGAAGGATTTTGTCGAAAGTTCGGATGGGCGCGTTTTGCTATTGAATGTATGGCGGGACGGCTCGGATCTTGAGTTCGCGCTTGCCCCACGCCGTACGGATGAACCAAAGCCGGAAGGCGGGTTTGTCACACATTGGCGGATCGGGATCATCGGCGGCATGATGTTGGAGCCCGCCACCGAGCCCGCCGGTTTTGTGGATTCACTGCGTGGCGGCGTCGTTCAGACCGGCCGTATCATCGAAGGGTCTCTGTCCGGCATGTGGCACATGATTACGGGAGCGATCAGCACCTGTAACATTTCCGGGCCAATCGGGATTGCTGAAACCTCTGGTGCAATGGCCAGCCAAGGGGCGCAGAACTTCATCTTCTTTATCGCGGTTTTGTCGACGGCTGTCGGTTTGTTGAACCTGTTCCCGATCCCGGCCTTGGATGGCGGTCATCTGGTATTCTACGCGTATGAAGCGGTCGCCGGAAAACCACCCAGTGATGGCGCGCTGAGGATTCTTATGGGGCTGGGGATCACTATCATCCTTACGCTCATGCTGTTCTCGGTCAGCAACGATCTGTTCTGCTAA
- a CDS encoding DinB family protein: MISGAYARELAQYNHWQNKQLAEFLQALTHEELVLERGAFFGSILGTANHLLWGDWIWMSRFEKADGPESNIHRTGGGIHESVYLCPDLSAWLPLREKIDARIIRWADSLGDEPLTGPFTWYSAAKEADITLPYARCVIHMFNHQTHHRGQVHKMLTEAGSEAPVSDLVFMPQED, from the coding sequence ATGATCTCCGGTGCATATGCGCGTGAGTTGGCGCAATACAATCATTGGCAAAACAAGCAGTTGGCGGAGTTTCTGCAAGCTTTGACTCATGAGGAACTGGTCCTTGAACGCGGAGCGTTTTTCGGGTCGATCCTGGGAACAGCCAACCATTTGCTCTGGGGGGATTGGATCTGGATGTCTCGCTTTGAAAAGGCAGATGGACCGGAAAGCAACATTCATCGAACAGGCGGTGGAATTCACGAAAGCGTGTATCTGTGCCCCGACCTGTCCGCATGGCTGCCCCTGCGAGAAAAGATTGACGCCCGCATCATCCGTTGGGCTGACAGCTTGGGGGATGAACCTCTGACGGGTCCGTTCACGTGGTATTCAGCCGCGAAAGAGGCTGACATTACTTTGCCTTATGCGCGCTGCGTCATCCATATGTTCAATCATCAAACTCACCACCGGGGACAAGTGCACAAGATGTTGACCGAGGCGGGATCTGAAGCGCCTGTCAGCGATCTAGTCTTCATGCCGCAGGAGGATTGA
- a CDS encoding isoprenyl transferase, whose protein sequence is MPKDPQTDPVSGPRHVAIIMDGNGRWAQARGRPRLFGHHAGARRVREVVEACPGLGIKYLTVFAFSTENWKRTQVEVAGLMSLFRRYIIKETRTLADNGIRVRFIGDRVRLDSKLTELMDSLEQETKDNDLVHLTVALNYGGRDEVARATKRLARDVAEGRLKPEEVDEETLPKYLDTRVLPDPDLVIRTSGEARISNFLLWQSAYSEYEFIDTLWPDFTAAELEALCRNYGSRERRFGAVLA, encoded by the coding sequence ATGCCCAAAGATCCCCAAACCGATCCGGTTTCCGGCCCGCGCCACGTCGCTATCATTATGGATGGCAATGGTCGTTGGGCACAGGCGCGTGGCCGTCCCAGACTGTTTGGTCATCACGCAGGTGCACGGCGTGTCCGCGAGGTGGTAGAGGCCTGCCCGGGATTGGGGATCAAATATCTCACAGTGTTTGCGTTTTCGACCGAGAACTGGAAACGAACACAGGTTGAAGTCGCGGGCCTGATGAGCCTGTTCCGTCGATACATCATCAAGGAAACCCGAACTCTCGCCGACAATGGAATTCGCGTGCGGTTCATCGGTGATCGGGTCCGTCTGGATTCAAAACTGACCGAGCTGATGGATTCTCTGGAACAGGAAACGAAGGACAACGACCTTGTTCATTTGACCGTAGCGTTGAATTACGGTGGTCGGGATGAGGTGGCACGCGCTACTAAACGGCTGGCGCGTGATGTTGCCGAAGGGCGTTTAAAGCCTGAAGAGGTGGATGAAGAAACGCTGCCTAAGTATCTGGATACGCGCGTTCTTCCGGATCCGGATCTTGTTATTCGGACCAGTGGCGAAGCACGAATCTCTAATTTTCTTTTGTGGCAGTCGGCGTATTCGGAATACGAATTCATTGATACGCTTTGGCCGGATTTCACAGCAGCCGAATTGGAAGCCTTGTGCCGCAACTACGGGTCCAGAGAGCGTCGGTTCGGAGCGGTGCTGGCATGA
- the dxr gene encoding 1-deoxy-D-xylulose-5-phosphate reductoisomerase: protein MRKVTVLGATGSIGQNTIDLIARAPDDYDVVALTGGANIQQLADDARRLGANLAVTAHEDKLDDLRSALAGSGVEVAAGSRAIAEAAARPADWVMSAIVGSAGLAPGIEVLKQGATLALANKETLVCAGALVLETAKAHDARLLPVDSEHSAVFQALVGEDIDAVERVIITASGGAFRDWPLEDLANATVEQASSHPNWDMGQRITIDSASMFNKALEVIETKEYFSVSPTQIEVVVHPESIVHAMVGYRDGAVIAHLGAPDMRHAIGYALHWPERRNLPVERLDLTKLGQLNFKSPDLTRYPALKLAWDVMDRGGLAGSVFNAAKERALDHFIARHISFTDMADAVAAVLDRFDASDGLIDAEMTLDNVQKTDHLARQWVDDTVVERAG, encoded by the coding sequence ATGCGCAAAGTAACTGTTTTGGGGGCCACAGGATCGATTGGGCAAAATACAATTGATCTGATCGCCCGCGCGCCAGACGACTACGACGTTGTGGCTCTAACCGGTGGTGCGAATATCCAGCAATTGGCCGACGATGCGCGCCGCCTTGGGGCCAATCTGGCCGTGACAGCGCATGAAGATAAGTTGGACGACCTGCGCAGTGCACTTGCAGGTAGCGGCGTGGAAGTGGCGGCTGGATCGCGTGCTATTGCCGAGGCCGCGGCGCGCCCGGCGGACTGGGTTATGTCGGCCATTGTAGGTTCAGCGGGCCTTGCGCCGGGGATTGAAGTGCTCAAACAAGGGGCGACGCTGGCGCTAGCCAATAAGGAAACGCTGGTTTGCGCTGGGGCACTGGTTCTGGAAACAGCCAAGGCCCACGACGCGCGGTTGCTGCCCGTCGATAGCGAGCACTCGGCCGTGTTTCAGGCGCTGGTCGGCGAAGACATCGATGCGGTCGAGCGCGTGATCATTACGGCAAGCGGCGGAGCCTTTCGGGACTGGCCGCTGGAAGACCTGGCCAATGCAACGGTTGAACAAGCGTCTAGCCACCCGAATTGGGACATGGGCCAACGCATTACAATCGACAGCGCGTCAATGTTCAACAAGGCGCTGGAAGTCATAGAAACCAAAGAATACTTTTCGGTCTCCCCGACGCAGATCGAAGTTGTAGTTCATCCGGAATCCATCGTGCATGCGATGGTTGGATACCGGGATGGGGCGGTGATTGCCCATTTGGGCGCACCCGACATGCGCCACGCCATTGGCTATGCCTTGCATTGGCCCGAGCGCCGCAACCTTCCTGTGGAACGGCTTGATCTTACGAAACTGGGCCAACTGAACTTCAAGTCGCCGGACCTGACGCGGTATCCTGCACTGAAACTGGCTTGGGATGTCATGGATCGCGGTGGTTTGGCGGGCTCGGTTTTCAATGCTGCAAAAGAACGGGCGCTGGATCATTTCATTGCACGCCATATCTCATTTACGGATATGGCCGATGCGGTTGCTGCCGTTCTCGACAGATTTGACGCATCAGACGGCCTTATTGATGCCGAGATGACCCTTGATAACGTGCAGAAAACGGACCATTTGGCACGTCAATGGGTCGATGACACCGTGGTGGAACGAGCAGGATAG
- the acuI gene encoding acryloyl-CoA reductase — translation MFNALVMDKDEESGLASASVKQLSLDDLPHGEVTVAVEFSTVNYKDGLCLSPKGGGLVRAYPHVPGIDYAGTVEASSDERYKPGDKVVLTGWRVGEAHWGGYSQKANARADWLVPLPDGLDARQAMAVGTAGFTAMLAVMALEDHGLTPDRGPVLVTGAAGGVGSVATAILGNLGYEVAAVTGRPETGDYLKSLGATTIVPREELNETTKRPLESETWAGCVDAVGGDMLARVLGQMKYGCSVAAVGLAGGAALPATVIPFLLRGVNLLGIDSVMQPYDNRLRAWQRIATDLPMDKLEAMVQPAALSDLPQLGADILKGQVKGRVVVDVNA, via the coding sequence ATGTTCAATGCGTTGGTGATGGACAAGGACGAAGAGAGCGGCTTGGCGAGTGCATCGGTCAAGCAGCTTTCATTGGATGATCTTCCACATGGTGAGGTGACTGTGGCGGTGGAGTTTTCAACCGTGAATTATAAGGACGGTCTGTGCCTGTCACCCAAAGGGGGTGGGCTGGTGCGGGCATATCCGCATGTGCCGGGTATCGATTACGCCGGTACGGTCGAAGCCTCGTCAGATGAGCGATACAAACCCGGCGACAAGGTTGTTCTGACCGGTTGGCGTGTGGGCGAGGCGCATTGGGGCGGCTATTCTCAGAAAGCCAATGCGCGGGCGGACTGGCTGGTTCCGCTGCCCGACGGGCTGGACGCACGTCAGGCCATGGCTGTGGGTACGGCTGGGTTTACGGCCATGCTTGCGGTGATGGCGTTGGAAGATCATGGGCTGACCCCGGATCGGGGACCGGTTTTGGTGACCGGCGCTGCAGGTGGTGTTGGGTCGGTGGCCACAGCCATTCTGGGCAATCTGGGGTATGAGGTGGCGGCTGTGACCGGGCGCCCCGAAACCGGTGACTATTTGAAATCGCTTGGCGCGACAACGATTGTGCCCCGCGAAGAGTTGAATGAAACCACCAAGCGCCCGTTGGAAAGTGAAACCTGGGCTGGCTGTGTAGACGCGGTGGGCGGAGATATGTTGGCGCGTGTTCTGGGGCAGATGAAATACGGCTGCTCGGTTGCTGCCGTCGGTTTGGCCGGAGGCGCGGCCCTGCCTGCGACTGTGATTCCATTCCTGTTGCGGGGCGTGAACCTGTTGGGCATCGACAGCGTGATGCAGCCTTACGACAACCGACTGCGCGCGTGGCAGCGGATCGCGACCGATCTGCCGATGGACAAGCTGGAGGCGATGGTTCAGCCAGCCGCTTTGTCAGATCTACCACAGCTTGGTGCGGATATTCTGAAGGGTCAGGTCAAAGGTCGCGTTGTTGTTGATGTGAACGCCTGA
- a CDS encoding dimethylsulfoniopropionate demethylase: MPQISPSRRLRRTPFSDGVEAAGVTGYTVYNRMLLPTVFESVEADYRHLKTHVQVWDVACERQVELRGPDAARLMQMLTPRDLRGMLPGQCFYVPIVDETGGMLNDPVAVKLSEDRWWISIADSDLLLWVKGIAVGYRLDVLVDEPDVSPLAVQGPKADELMARVFGDRVRDIRFFRFDMFEFEGRDLAIARSGYSKQGGFEIYVEGSEIGMPLWNALFAAGEDLQVRAGCPNLIERIEGGLLSYGNDMTDDNTPHECGLGKFCNTNTAIGCIGRDALLRVAKEGPIQQIRPIAIAGDPVPGCDRPWGLYADGKWVGQVTSAAWSPDFKTNVAIGMVRLSHWDAGTELDIEVPGGMRRATVQSHFWV, encoded by the coding sequence ATGCCGCAAATATCTCCTTCGCGCCGTCTGAGGCGCACGCCATTCTCGGATGGGGTCGAAGCTGCTGGGGTCACTGGATATACGGTATATAACCGTATGTTATTGCCTACTGTTTTCGAAAGCGTCGAGGCTGACTATCGGCATTTGAAGACCCATGTACAGGTGTGGGATGTGGCTTGCGAACGGCAAGTCGAACTGCGCGGGCCGGATGCTGCTCGGCTGATGCAGATGCTAACCCCGCGCGATTTGCGGGGGATGTTGCCGGGCCAGTGTTTCTATGTGCCGATCGTTGATGAGACCGGTGGAATGCTGAATGATCCGGTAGCCGTGAAACTGTCTGAAGATCGGTGGTGGATTTCGATTGCTGACAGTGACCTGTTGCTATGGGTCAAAGGGATCGCCGTTGGATACCGTTTGGATGTGTTGGTTGACGAGCCGGATGTATCTCCGCTTGCGGTTCAAGGCCCAAAGGCAGACGAGCTTATGGCGCGCGTGTTTGGCGACCGCGTGCGGGACATCCGATTCTTCAGGTTCGATATGTTCGAGTTTGAGGGGCGCGATCTGGCAATTGCGCGTTCGGGCTACTCCAAACAGGGCGGGTTTGAAATCTATGTTGAAGGCAGCGAAATCGGAATGCCCCTTTGGAACGCGTTGTTTGCAGCAGGCGAAGATCTTCAGGTGCGCGCTGGCTGTCCGAACCTGATCGAGCGGATCGAGGGCGGTTTGTTGTCTTATGGCAATGACATGACCGACGATAACACGCCACACGAATGTGGGTTGGGCAAATTCTGCAACACCAACACCGCAATTGGGTGCATTGGGCGCGACGCGTTGCTGCGTGTGGCGAAAGAGGGGCCGATTCAGCAAATCCGACCCATCGCGATTGCGGGCGACCCTGTTCCGGGTTGTGATCGACCCTGGGGCCTTTACGCGGACGGAAAGTGGGTTGGGCAGGTAACGTCGGCGGCCTGGTCCCCGGATTTCAAGACCAATGTGGCTATTGGAATGGTGCGGTTGAGCCATTGGGATGCGGGAACGGAACTGGATATCGAGGTGCCGGGCGGGATGCGGCGCGCAACTGTGCAGTCGCATTTCTGGGTTTAA
- a CDS encoding DUF2182 domain-containing protein yields MWLGFYVLILWAWWVMFSMSRDMDLDLIGRPGPMGQTMAAMDPRMDMYMPMAEFGPLFSMWAIMMAAMMLPTLVPTLRSYDDLIRSANGSRAGWLGVLAGYWLVWVGFAALITGIQLILLFGGVVDMLGIAKSGWVAGGLMIAVGAFQFTRVKEVCHGVCHAPMTYFLGHWKTGFAGGVRMGLGLGAFCVGCCWGFMVLGFVGGVMSLLWMGLATLFMVLEKLPQIGHAITRPMGFALIAGGLVLLVYPISYGG; encoded by the coding sequence TTATGTCCTGATCCTGTGGGCGTGGTGGGTCATGTTCTCGATGAGCCGGGACATGGACCTTGATCTGATAGGTCGCCCCGGACCCATGGGACAGACCATGGCGGCCATGGATCCGCGCATGGACATGTATATGCCCATGGCCGAGTTCGGGCCGTTGTTTTCAATGTGGGCGATCATGATGGCGGCGATGATGCTGCCGACACTTGTACCAACCCTGCGCAGCTATGATGACCTGATCCGCAGTGCAAATGGTAGCCGCGCAGGCTGGCTAGGCGTTCTGGCGGGGTACTGGCTCGTTTGGGTCGGATTTGCGGCTCTGATCACCGGGATTCAACTGATTTTGCTGTTTGGCGGTGTGGTCGATATGCTGGGCATCGCCAAGTCTGGCTGGGTTGCGGGCGGATTGATGATCGCAGTGGGGGCCTTTCAGTTCACCCGCGTGAAAGAGGTCTGCCACGGCGTTTGCCATGCTCCGATGACCTATTTTCTGGGCCATTGGAAAACCGGTTTCGCAGGCGGTGTTCGCATGGGTTTGGGCCTGGGCGCGTTTTGCGTGGGCTGCTGCTGGGGTTTCATGGTGCTGGGATTCGTGGGTGGTGTCATGAGCTTGTTGTGGATGGGTCTCGCGACACTGTTCATGGTTTTGGAAAAACTCCCACAAATCGGGCACGCGATAACGCGGCCTATGGGGTTTGCACTGATTGCGGGTGGTCTGGTCCTGCTCGTCTATCCAATTAGTTACGGAGGTTAA
- a CDS encoding phosphatidate cytidylyltransferase, protein MSEGRWSDLTARVLSAAVLVLIGAVEVWLGGIWFEIFIAVACGLMTWELVRMIEPNSQSTGIQLGILTSAAVLLSYHVPPLYTLPVVVAPALVGMGQMSRSKILYGLFAVWIVGAGLGFISIRENFGFGWMVWLIAVVVATDVAGYFVGKTIGGPKFWPRVSPKKTWSGTAGGWAAAACVGIAFATHAGFGFAFVVVSVLASMASQIGDIIESAVKRKFGVKDSSNLIPGHGGFLDRFDGMMGAALFVLIAGLFYAPGGM, encoded by the coding sequence ATGAGCGAAGGCCGATGGTCTGACCTGACAGCACGGGTTCTTTCTGCTGCGGTACTGGTCCTGATTGGCGCGGTCGAGGTGTGGCTGGGCGGCATCTGGTTCGAGATTTTTATCGCGGTGGCCTGTGGTCTAATGACCTGGGAACTGGTTCGGATGATTGAGCCGAACAGCCAGAGCACGGGAATTCAGTTGGGCATCCTGACAAGCGCTGCGGTTCTGCTCAGTTATCATGTGCCACCGCTGTACACATTGCCTGTTGTTGTCGCGCCTGCATTGGTGGGTATGGGGCAGATGAGCCGGTCGAAAATTCTGTACGGGCTGTTTGCAGTTTGGATCGTCGGGGCCGGGTTGGGTTTTATCTCGATCCGCGAAAATTTCGGCTTTGGCTGGATGGTGTGGTTGATCGCCGTGGTCGTGGCCACGGATGTCGCTGGTTACTTCGTCGGCAAAACAATCGGCGGTCCCAAGTTCTGGCCCAGGGTCAGCCCGAAGAAAACGTGGTCGGGAACCGCAGGTGGATGGGCTGCAGCGGCCTGTGTAGGGATCGCCTTTGCAACCCATGCCGGTTTCGGATTCGCCTTTGTCGTTGTTTCGGTGCTGGCTTCAATGGCAAGTCAGATCGGTGATATTATCGAAAGCGCGGTCAAACGTAAGTTTGGCGTCAAAGACAGTTCAAATCTGATCCCGGGCCACGGTGGCTTTCTGGATCGCTTCGACGGCATGATGGGCGCTGCTTTATTTGTTCTGATCGCAGGGTTGTTTTACGCGCCAGGTGGTATGTAA
- the frr gene encoding ribosome recycling factor, whose protein sequence is MSDDFELDTDDLKRRMDGAMANLKTEFASLRTGRASASMLEPVMVDAYGSLTPINQVGTVNVPEPRMVTVNVWDKSLVGKVEKAIRESGLGINPQLNGTIIMLPIPELNEERRRELGKVAGQYAESARVSIRNVRRDGMDQIKKAKADGMSEDDQKLWESEVQDLTDEMIKAVDAALETKQSEIMQV, encoded by the coding sequence ATGTCTGACGACTTCGAACTGGACACCGATGATCTCAAGCGCCGCATGGATGGCGCCATGGCCAATCTGAAAACTGAATTTGCCTCGCTGCGTACGGGTCGGGCTTCGGCATCTATGCTCGAGCCTGTCATGGTTGACGCCTATGGCTCGCTGACTCCGATCAACCAGGTGGGGACGGTGAACGTGCCGGAACCGCGGATGGTGACTGTAAATGTGTGGGATAAGTCACTGGTTGGTAAGGTGGAAAAGGCCATTCGCGAAAGCGGGCTTGGTATCAACCCTCAGCTGAACGGCACAATCATCATGTTGCCGATCCCGGAACTCAACGAAGAACGTCGGCGCGAGCTTGGCAAGGTTGCGGGGCAATATGCGGAAAGTGCTCGGGTTTCGATCCGTAACGTGCGCCGCGACGGTATGGACCAGATCAAGAAGGCCAAGGCCGATGGGATGTCGGAAGATGACCAGAAACTTTGGGAAAGCGAAGTTCAGGATCTGACCGATGAAATGATCAAGGCCGTCGACGCCGCACTTGAGACCAAGCAATCTGAAATCATGCAGGTCTGA
- a CDS encoding DUF1326 domain-containing protein: protein MAKNRKPEADRLPISQRIDSRMPNPKRREMSPTDWSIKGELILNCSCDVFCPCVVSLGAHPPTEGHCHAWMGIIIDDGHYEGEDLSGLNVGLLVDIPGRMGEGQWKVAAYVDERASGKAYNGLLQIFSGQAGGTTGLFTMLVSEIIGAERAPVQIERDGTKRRIMIGRKIQGEIEMLGGKDPEHPVMVSNSKYWMGPDIIVARGTKSKVRDYGRVWDFGGKSAEICPIDWHGPK, encoded by the coding sequence ATGGCAAAAAACAGAAAACCAGAAGCTGATCGGTTACCTATCAGTCAACGGATCGACAGCCGGATGCCTAACCCCAAGCGGCGCGAAATGAGCCCAACGGATTGGTCGATCAAAGGCGAATTGATCCTGAACTGTTCGTGCGATGTTTTCTGCCCCTGCGTGGTGTCGTTGGGTGCGCACCCTCCGACCGAAGGCCATTGTCATGCCTGGATGGGCATCATCATCGATGACGGGCATTACGAGGGCGAAGATCTGTCGGGGCTGAATGTTGGTTTGTTGGTCGATATTCCGGGCCGGATGGGCGAAGGCCAGTGGAAAGTGGCGGCTTATGTAGACGAACGTGCCAGTGGCAAGGCGTATAACGGGTTGCTGCAAATCTTCAGCGGGCAGGCGGGCGGAACCACCGGGCTGTTCACCATGCTGGTCAGTGAGATCATCGGGGCCGAGCGCGCGCCCGTTCAGATCGAAAGAGACGGCACCAAGCGCCGCATCATGATTGGCCGAAAAATACAGGGCGAGATTGAGATGCTGGGCGGTAAAGATCCAGAACATCCCGTTATGGTGTCGAACTCGAAATACTGGATGGGCCCCGATATTATTGTCGCCCGTGGCACCAAGTCCAAAGTACGTGACTATGGCCGTGTCTGGGACTTTGGCGGTAAGTCGGCCGAGATTTGTCCAATTGACTGGCATGGGCCCAAGTAA